One Desulfatitalea tepidiphila genomic region harbors:
- a CDS encoding TRAP transporter small permease subunit, which produces MNAFFKWLVRAFDRLSAVGGVLSGIMMCLGVVMITCEILLRSLFSKTLYVTEEYAGYLMAMLTFCALGFTLRERGHIRMTFLHRAVTGRARIYLDMACYLIAFGFCLILTYYTWIFFWDSVVSGSRSMQISQTYLAIPQAFLPLGALIFTLQFVGEFLRSILMLRGDTTGIVLREDLGDLGR; this is translated from the coding sequence ATGAACGCATTTTTCAAATGGCTGGTCCGCGCTTTCGACCGGCTTTCCGCAGTCGGCGGGGTCCTTTCGGGCATCATGATGTGCCTGGGCGTGGTGATGATCACGTGTGAGATCCTGTTGCGCAGCTTGTTCAGCAAAACCCTTTACGTCACCGAGGAGTATGCGGGCTACCTGATGGCCATGCTCACCTTTTGCGCCCTTGGGTTCACCCTGCGCGAGCGCGGCCACATCCGCATGACCTTTCTGCACCGCGCGGTGACCGGAAGGGCGCGGATCTATCTGGACATGGCCTGCTATCTGATCGCCTTCGGGTTCTGCCTGATCCTGACGTACTACACCTGGATTTTCTTCTGGGATTCGGTGGTCTCCGGATCGCGCTCCATGCAGATTTCCCAGACCTATCTCGCCATCCCCCAGGCGTTTTTACCGCTCGGGGCATTGATATTCACCTTGCAGTTCGTGGGCGAGTTTCTCAGAAGCATCCTGATGCTGCGCGGCGATACCACGGGCATCGTATTGAGAGAAGATCTCGGCGACCTGGGGCGTTAG
- a CDS encoding TRAP transporter substrate-binding protein: protein MKKRILSCLVFAMILCFSATSLQAKTKWNANSVWPPNNHQTIALETFAKKVKEMTGGELEIVVLSGGALGYKGPELLKTVRDGLVPLSDILISGVAGDEAIFQVVTLPFLCRNLEEARLLNDIARPYFDKVAEKWKQKILFVSPWPGAGLWTTKKVQSVDDMKGLKTRTYDKNGALVVEATGGTPYALPFSEVYSSLATGLIDSVITSTPTAVDAKFWEVLKFYEPLNITIAVDMINVNLKAFNKLDEKSRKAVLAVAKEMEASVWAQVAALDKEKESLCNSNGIETVPPSDELMNALTDVTKGIREDYLKSAPPEAREIVAAFLKKVGR, encoded by the coding sequence CGGTCTGGCCGCCCAACAACCACCAGACCATCGCGCTCGAAACGTTTGCCAAGAAAGTCAAGGAGATGACCGGCGGCGAACTGGAGATCGTGGTGCTCAGCGGAGGCGCGCTCGGATACAAGGGACCGGAGTTGCTCAAGACCGTGCGGGATGGCCTGGTGCCGTTGTCCGACATCCTGATCAGCGGCGTGGCCGGCGACGAAGCCATCTTCCAGGTGGTGACCTTGCCGTTCCTGTGCCGTAATCTGGAAGAGGCGCGCCTCCTCAACGACATCGCCCGGCCCTACTTCGATAAGGTGGCCGAAAAATGGAAACAAAAAATCCTGTTTGTTTCGCCATGGCCCGGCGCCGGCTTATGGACCACCAAGAAGGTGCAGAGCGTCGACGATATGAAGGGGCTCAAGACGCGCACCTACGACAAAAACGGCGCCCTGGTGGTCGAGGCCACCGGCGGCACGCCCTATGCGCTGCCCTTCAGCGAGGTCTATTCTTCATTGGCCACCGGCCTGATCGATTCGGTCATCACGTCGACCCCCACGGCCGTGGATGCCAAATTCTGGGAAGTTCTCAAATTCTATGAGCCCCTGAACATCACCATCGCCGTGGACATGATCAACGTGAACCTCAAGGCCTTCAACAAGCTGGACGAGAAGAGCCGCAAGGCCGTGCTGGCCGTGGCCAAGGAGATGGAAGCGTCGGTCTGGGCGCAAGTGGCGGCGTTGGACAAGGAAAAAGAGAGCCTTTGCAACAGCAACGGCATCGAAACCGTGCCGCCTTCGGATGAGTTGATGAATGCGCTGACCGACGTCACCAAGGGCATCCGCGAGGACTATTTGAAGAGCGCACCGCCGGAAGCACGCGAGATCGTGGCGGCCTTTCTGAAAAAGGTCGGCCGTTAG